One Ananas comosus cultivar F153 linkage group 23, ASM154086v1, whole genome shotgun sequence genomic window carries:
- the LOC109728359 gene encoding L-2-hydroxyglutarate dehydrogenase, mitochondrial, whose translation MLRSAGRRRGSALVAAAAAGRRWVGSGATMGGGGAPREAADAVVVGAGVVGLAVARALAMAGRDVLVVEAASAFGTGTSSRNSEVIHAGIYHPPNSLKARLCVRGKELLYRYCSERGIPHKQIGKLIVASSVAEVPKLEILLERGKENGVRDLRMMEGSEALQMEPEVRCVKAILSPSSGIIDSHELMLSLVGEAESFGTTLSYNTTVIGGHVEDGGLHLDVCLSALPLAKRFHGLRQEVVPAAYYARGCYFTLSQTKSPPFRRLIYPIPEVGGIGVHVTLDLNGLVKFGPDVEWIDGVDDISSFLNRYDYYVNSDRASKFYQVIRKYFPNLKDGSLEPGYSGIRPKLSGPQQPPSDFLIQGEDSHGVPGLINLFGIESPGLTSCLGIAEYIVSKYLKS comes from the exons ATGCTGAGGAGCGCGGGGCGGCGCCGCGGGAGCGCGctcgtggcggcggcggcggcggggaggagATGGGTGGGCTCCGGCGCGACGATGGGGGGCGGAGGGGCGCCGAGGGAGGCGGCGGACGCGGTGGTGGTGGGGGCCGGGGTGGTGGGGCTCGCGGTGGCGAGGGCGCTGGCGATGGCGGGGAGGGACGTTTTGGTGGTGGAAGCCGCCTCCGCATTCGGCACCGGAACGAGCTCCCGCAACAGCGAGGTGATCCACGCCGGGATCTACCACCCTCCTAATAGCTTGAAG GCTAGACTTTGTGTAAGAGGAAAAGAATTGCTCTACCGATATTGTTCTGAACGAGGAATTCCCCACAAGCAGATTGGTAAACTCATTGTTGCTAGTAGTGTTGCAGAGGTTCCAAAGTTGGAGATTCTTTTGGAGCGTGGTAAGGAGAATGGCGTTAGGGACCTTCGGATGATGGAGGGCTCCGAAGCTCTGCAGATGGAACCGGAAGTTCGATGCGTCAAAGCAATTTTGTCCCCTAGTTCCGGGATAATTGATTCTCATGAACTTATGCTCTCCTTGGTG GGAGAAGCAGAAAGTTTTGGAACCACATTATCATACAACACAACTGTTATTGGTGGGCATGTTGAAGATGGTGGCCTACATCTCGACGTCT GTTTGAGTGCTCTTCCTCTTGCAAAAAGATTTCATGGCCTTAGACAGGAAGTTGTTCCAGCAGCTTATTATGCTCGCGGATGCTACTTTACTCTCTCTCAAACCAAAAGTCCTCCTTTCAGACGCTTAATATATCCTATACCAGAGGTTGGTGGTATTGGCGTGCATGTCACTCTAGATTTGAATGGACTTGTCAAATTTGGCCCAGATGTTGAATGGATTGATGGTGTTGATGATATATCAAGCTTCCTCAACAG GTATGATTATTACGTCAACTCAGATCGTGCTAGTAAGTTCTATCAAGTGATAAGAAAATACTTCCCGAATCTAAAAGATGGATCGCTAGAGCCTGGATATTCAGGAATCCGGCCAAAGCTTTCTGGTCCGCAACAGCCTCCTTCAGACTTTCTTATTCAG GGGGAGGACAGTCATGGAGTTCCTGGACTAATTAACTTGTTTGGAATCGAATCGCCTGGTCTGACATCTTGCTTGGGCATAGCAGAATATATAGTGTCAAAATACCTGAAAAGCtag
- the LOC109728446 gene encoding somatic embryogenesis receptor kinase 2-like, whose translation MALSAAAPAGTLTLALSVPLLLLLVLWAPGASSNSEGDALSALRRSLSDPDGVLQSWDATLVNPCTWFHVTCDRENRVTRLDLGNLKLSGHLVPELGKLEHLQYLELYKNNIQGAIPSELGNLKNLISLDLYKNNISGKIPPTLGKLKSLVFLRINDNKLTGPIPRELATISGLKVVDVSNNNLCGTIPTSGPFEHIPLSNFENNPRLEGPELQGLASYETNC comes from the exons ATGGCCCTCTCCGCTGCCGCCCCCGCTGGAACCCTAACCCTCGCCCTATCcgttccccttctcctcctcctcgtcctgtGGGCGCCGGGCGCGTCGAGCAACTCCGAGGGGGACGCGCTCTCCGCGCTCCGCCGAAGCCTCTCCGACCCCGACGGCGTGCTCCAGAGCTGGGACGCGACCCTCGTCAACCCCTGCACCTGGTTTCACGTCACCTGCGACCGTGAGAATCGCGTCACTCGGCT GGATCTTggcaatttaaaattatctggCCATTTGGTACCTGAACTTGGAAAACTGGAACATCTGCAATATCT GGAACTATACAAAAACAATATTCAAGGTGCAATCCCTTCGGAACTTGGTAATCTGAAGAACCTGATTAGCCTAGACTTGTATAAGAACAACATTTCAGGGAAAATACCTCCAACACTTGGGAAACTGAAGTCTCTCGTATTCTT GAGAATCAACGACAATAAGTTAACCGGGCCAATTCCAAGAGAACTGGCTACAATTTCTGGTCTCAAAGTTGT AGATGTTTCGAACAACAATCTTTGTGGAACAATTCCCACCTCTGGGCCTTTTGAGCACATTCCATTGAGCAA CTTTGAGAACAATCCCCGCCTGGAAGGTCCGGAGCTACAAGGGCTCGCATCATACGAAACAAACTGCTAG
- the LOC109728445 gene encoding transcription factor TGA2.3-like, with protein MGSRRGGIGAEDVTGAAAAAAAAAGAMPSFVSPFLGDHSTTEGNNMRSSRIPDFGAPDQSTRFRIEDVAALRTSTLFNPKSVAQPITSDSLQYGGYNKLPASTDINSSSTGAPLPTLPQHKGQPSNLVVLASGNVENWGESTMPDTSPRTDTSTDGDTDDKNQRFEQGQGATIAASDSSVKSKDKLDQKTLRRLAQNREAARKSRLRKKAYVQQLESSRLKLTQLEQELQRARQQGIFISSSGDQSHSMNANGALAFDMEYARWLEEQNRQISELRAAVNAHAGDTELRTIVDGVMAHYDEIFRLKGIAAKADVFHMLSGMWKTPAERCFLWLGGFRSSELLKLLTGQLEPLSEQQVAGICNLQQSSQQAEDALSQGMEALQQSLAETLTSGSPGPAGPSGNVANYMGQMAMAMGKLGTLENFLRQADNLRQQTLQQMLRILTTRQSARALLAISDYFSRLRALSSLWLARPRE; from the exons ATGGGGAGTAGGAGGGGAGGGATTGGTGCGGAAGATGTTACCGgtgccgcggcggcggcggcggcggcggcgggggcgatGCCGAGCTTCGTTTCGCCGTTTCTCGGGGATCATTCGAC CACGGAAGGAAATAACATGCGCTCTTCTCGAATCCCAGACTTTGGGGCGCCTGATCAGTCCACCAGATTTCGCATAGAGGATGTTGCTGCTCTAAGAACGA GTACTTTGTTTAATCCAAAATCAGTTGCCCAACCCATTACTTCTGATTCTCTTCAATACGGTGGTTATAATAAG CTGCCTGCTTCAACGGATATTAATTCTTCATCAACTGGAGCTCCACTCCCAACATTGCCCCAACATAAGGGGCAACCATCAAATTTAGTAGTTTTAGCCAGTGGCAATGTTGAGAATTGGGGAGAATCTACGATGCCCGACACCAGCCCGAGGACAGACACATCAACAGATGGGGACACTGATGACAAGAACCAAAGA TTTGAGCAAGGACAAGGTGCGACAATTGCTGCTTCTGACTCTAGTGTCAAATCAAAGGATAAGCTAGATCAAAAG aCACTTCGTCGGCTTGCCCAAAATCGTGAAGCTGCTAGGAAAAGCCGGTTGAGAAAGAAg GCCTATGTCCAGCAACTAGAGAGTAGTAGGCTGAAGCTTACTCAATTGGAGCAGGAGCTTCAGAGAGCTCGCCAGCAG GGCATTTTCATTTCAAGCTCAGGGGATCAGTCCCATTCAATGAATGCAAATG GTGCTCTGGCATTTGACATGGAATATGCACGATGGCTGGAAGAGCAGAACAGGCAAATTAGTGAGTTGAGAGCTGCAGTGAATGCACACGCTGGTGATACTGAACTCCGTACTATCGTCGACGGTGTTATGGCACACTATGATGAGATTTTTAGGCTTAAGGGCATCGCAGCCAAAGCGGATGTTTTCCACATGCTGTCCGGGATGTGGAAAACACCCGCAGAGAGGTGCTTTCTGTGGCTGGGGGGCTTCCGATCATCTGAACTTCTAAAG TTACTCACGGGTCAACTAGAACCTCTTAGCGAGCAGCAGGTCGCGGGGATATGCAACCTGCAACAGTCCTCCCAACAAGCGGAAGATGCGCTTTCCCAAGGAATGGAAGCACTGCAGCAGTCGCTGGCTGAAACACTAACATCTGGCTCCCCGGGGCCTGCAGGGCCATCAGGTAATGTAGCAAATTACATGGGCCAGATGGCGATGGCCATGGGAAAGCTTGGCACGCTCGAAAACTTCCTTCGCCAG GCTGACAATCTGCGGCAGCAAACCCTGCAACAAATGCTTCGTATATTAACCACCCGCCAATCAGCACGAGCACTACTTGCCATAAGCGACTACTTCTCGCGATTGCGTGCACTAAGCTCTCTTTGGCTCGCTCGGCCAAGGGAATAA